Proteins from one Methanomassiliicoccales archaeon genomic window:
- the mcrB gene encoding coenzyme-B sulfoethylthiotransferase subunit beta gives MAKYKDKVDLYDDRGKLLESDVPLEAISPVNNAAIIRIVSMAKRTVAVDLAGIEKALKTGKVGGGAIKGKELDLPIVANSKKIAGMVKDMVMVSDGDGTEVKLLADGKKMIVVVPEARMAAGVEYTTGFTSTAAAVTHAVIENFDVDMFLANMVKGAVWGRYPQTLDFLGANIKTILDVPQKNEGSGYALRNIMANHIVALTGKNAMQTAALSSLFEQTAMFELGDAIGPFERMHLLGLAYQGLNANNMVYEMVKENGKDGCVGTVIESLMERAIENKVVKVKETLPSGYKVYMTEDIPMWNAYAAAGMLAAIMVNIGAARASQGIPSTCLYFCDLLEHETGLPGVDFGRAMGTCVGMSFFSHSIYGGGGPGLFHGNHIVTRHSKGFLIPAVAAGCALDAGTQMFSPEMTSGLIKDVFGEIREFNSPLQVVAEEAAKLK, from the coding sequence ATGGCGAAATACAAGGACAAAGTGGACTTGTATGACGACAGGGGTAAGCTGCTAGAGTCTGACGTGCCACTGGAAGCCATTAGTCCTGTGAACAATGCTGCGATCATTAGGATCGTTTCCATGGCCAAGCGAACTGTGGCCGTGGACCTCGCTGGAATTGAGAAAGCTCTCAAGACCGGCAAGGTAGGTGGAGGCGCTATTAAGGGTAAGGAACTAGACCTTCCTATTGTAGCCAACTCTAAAAAGATCGCTGGCATGGTTAAGGACATGGTTATGGTCTCCGATGGAGACGGCACTGAAGTCAAGCTGCTAGCCGACGGGAAGAAGATGATAGTCGTCGTCCCCGAGGCAAGGATGGCTGCCGGTGTTGAGTATACCACTGGTTTCACATCAACTGCTGCGGCCGTTACCCACGCCGTCATCGAGAACTTCGACGTAGACATGTTCCTCGCGAACATGGTCAAGGGAGCTGTGTGGGGGCGTTATCCTCAGACTCTTGATTTCCTTGGAGCTAACATCAAGACGATCCTCGACGTTCCGCAGAAGAACGAGGGATCTGGCTACGCGCTCAGGAACATCATGGCCAACCACATTGTTGCTCTCACCGGAAAGAACGCCATGCAGACCGCTGCTCTCTCATCACTATTCGAGCAGACTGCAATGTTCGAGTTGGGTGACGCTATCGGGCCATTCGAGAGAATGCACCTGCTGGGCCTGGCCTACCAAGGACTTAACGCCAACAACATGGTCTACGAGATGGTCAAAGAGAACGGTAAGGACGGCTGCGTCGGAACCGTTATCGAGTCTCTCATGGAGAGGGCCATTGAGAACAAGGTCGTAAAGGTGAAGGAGACTCTGCCTTCCGGATACAAGGTCTATATGACAGAGGACATCCCTATGTGGAATGCCTATGCTGCAGCCGGAATGCTCGCCGCTATCATGGTGAACATTGGTGCTGCTAGGGCTTCACAGGGCATACCGTCCACCTGTCTGTACTTCTGTGACCTTCTGGAGCACGAGACTGGTCTACCCGGTGTCGACTTCGGTCGTGCCATGGGTACCTGTGTGGGTATGTCATTCTTCTCCCACTCGATCTATGGTGGTGGCGGACCTGGTCTGTTCCATGGGAACCACATCGTGACTAGGCACTCCAAGGGATTCCTTATCCCCGCGGTTGCTGCTGGTTGCGCACTGGATGCTGGTACGCAGATGTTCTCTCCCGAGATGACATCTGGCTTGATTAAGGACGTATTTGGTGAGATACGCGAGTTTAACTCACCGCTTCAGGTAGTCGCCGAGGAGGCTGCGAAGCTAAAGTGA
- the mcrA gene encoding coenzyme-B sulfoethylthiotransferase subunit alpha — protein sequence MAVEKEKLFIKACKKKFPEEPTEVNTHFYTFGGWRQMMNQDIGVPLGQRSWMPYQLSHTDLFVEPDDLHVINNAAMQQCWDDIRRTVIVGLDIAHQVLERRLGVEVTPETINHYLETVNHTMPGGAVVQEHMAEISPALAWDCYVKVFSGDDELMDQIDKSYRIDINKEFPEDQAEQLKAAVGKGLYQCVRVPTIVGRAMDGGTVSRWSGMQISMAFISAYKLAAGEAAIADFAYASKHAAVLQMSTMMPARRARAANEPGGLPFGFLADMTQSFAKYPDDPVRAALEAVAVGAVIYDQMYLGGYMSGGVGFTQYATAAYTDNILEDYCYWAGDLIKDKYGGFVGMKPQIDKLMKLATDVNTYSLEMYERYPAAMEAHFGGSQRANVAAAASGIAGAMATGNADAGLNCWYLSMIQHKERTGRLGFYGYDLQDQCGATNSLSYRSDEGLPMEIRGANYPNYAMNVGHQSGYTGIPNAAHVARGDAYVCSPLIKVAFSDPSLPFDWANITREFGRGGLREFRPAGERTAVIPPE from the coding sequence ATGGCAGTAGAGAAGGAGAAGCTTTTCATAAAAGCCTGCAAGAAGAAGTTCCCCGAGGAACCCACAGAGGTCAACACCCACTTCTACACCTTCGGCGGATGGAGACAGATGATGAATCAGGATATCGGTGTGCCCCTTGGTCAGAGATCCTGGATGCCTTATCAGCTCTCCCACACGGACCTGTTCGTGGAGCCCGATGACCTGCATGTCATAAACAACGCTGCTATGCAGCAGTGCTGGGATGACATCAGGAGGACCGTCATTGTCGGTCTGGACATCGCCCACCAGGTGCTGGAGAGGAGGCTTGGTGTTGAGGTTACTCCCGAGACGATCAACCACTACTTGGAGACTGTGAACCACACAATGCCTGGTGGCGCGGTCGTTCAGGAGCACATGGCTGAGATTTCACCCGCCCTGGCCTGGGACTGCTATGTCAAGGTGTTCAGCGGAGACGACGAGCTGATGGATCAGATCGACAAGTCATACCGCATAGACATCAACAAGGAGTTCCCTGAGGACCAGGCAGAACAGCTGAAGGCTGCCGTGGGCAAGGGCCTGTACCAGTGCGTTAGGGTCCCGACCATCGTCGGAAGGGCCATGGATGGAGGCACCGTCTCCAGGTGGTCCGGTATGCAGATCTCGATGGCTTTCATCTCCGCCTACAAGCTGGCGGCTGGTGAGGCAGCTATCGCTGACTTTGCGTACGCGTCCAAGCACGCCGCTGTGCTGCAGATGTCAACCATGATGCCTGCCAGGAGAGCCCGTGCTGCTAACGAGCCTGGTGGTCTGCCGTTTGGTTTCCTCGCTGACATGACCCAGTCATTCGCGAAGTACCCCGACGACCCAGTCAGGGCTGCTTTGGAAGCCGTAGCAGTTGGTGCGGTCATTTACGACCAGATGTACCTCGGAGGATACATGTCCGGAGGTGTCGGTTTCACTCAGTATGCGACCGCCGCCTACACTGACAACATCCTGGAGGACTACTGCTACTGGGCCGGAGACCTGATCAAGGACAAGTACGGTGGCTTCGTCGGAATGAAGCCCCAGATCGACAAGCTCATGAAGCTTGCGACAGATGTCAACACCTACTCTCTTGAGATGTACGAGAGGTACCCCGCCGCTATGGAAGCCCACTTCGGTGGATCCCAGAGGGCGAATGTTGCGGCTGCTGCTTCCGGTATCGCTGGTGCGATGGCAACCGGTAACGCAGACGCTGGTCTCAACTGCTGGTACCTGTCAATGATCCAGCACAAGGAGAGGACCGGTAGACTGGGCTTCTACGGCTACGACCTGCAGGACCAGTGCGGTGCGACCAACTCGCTCTCCTACAGGAGCGACGAGGGTCTGCCCATGGAGATCCGTGGAGCGAACTACCCCAACTATGCAATGAACGTGGGTCACCAGAGCGGTTACACCGGTATCCCCAACGCCGCACACGTGGCGAGGGGAGATGCCTATGTCTGCAGCCCACTCATCAAGGTCGCTTTCAGCGATCCCAGCCTGCCCTTTGACTGGGCAAACATCACGAGGGAGTTCGGCCGCGGCGGTCTGAGGGAGTTCAGGCCTGCTGGTGAGAGAACCGCTGTAATACCACCGGAGTGA
- the mcrC gene encoding methyl-coenzyme M reductase I operon protein C has protein sequence MKSRIGRHLSFVECRETRGLGVGGGLAQRATISESGRDVVAVAMGPGKRHITKPVCEITYALREEGIDTSVIVINAGSGVPADAPDVSTGSLFGLDPIEVARIQQFNLALIHLGNVKNHIIYKARLILRNVDIPAVIVCQAPVDFEDFANIGVKTRYVMPKPEHTGTKGKIMDIVTGVVRGVTCPQNKLDEIVSKINRNLEATKK, from the coding sequence TTGAAGTCGCGGATCGGCCGACATCTGAGTTTTGTCGAATGCAGGGAGACCAGGGGACTGGGTGTAGGCGGGGGTCTTGCCCAGAGGGCAACCATCTCGGAGAGCGGTAGGGACGTTGTGGCAGTGGCAATGGGCCCCGGAAAAAGACATATTACCAAGCCCGTCTGTGAGATAACATATGCATTGAGAGAGGAGGGCATAGATACTTCGGTCATCGTGATAAATGCCGGGTCAGGAGTACCGGCGGATGCACCTGATGTCAGTACAGGATCCCTTTTTGGATTGGATCCTATCGAGGTTGCTCGAATACAGCAATTCAACCTTGCACTCATACATCTGGGTAATGTCAAGAATCACATCATCTATAAGGCCAGGCTCATCCTCAGAAATGTGGATATTCCAGCCGTGATCGTCTGTCAAGCGCCAGTGGACTTCGAGGACTTTGCCAATATCGGCGTCAAGACGCGGTATGTCATGCCCAAACCTGAACATACTGGAACAAAAGGAAAGATCATGGATATCGTTACCGGTGTGGTTCGAGGGGTCACCTGCCCCCAGAACAAGCTGGACGAGATCGTTTCCAAAATCAATAGGAATCTCGAAGCGACAAAGAAATAG
- a CDS encoding Lrp/AsnC family transcriptional regulator, with product MDETDIQILKLLRRDSRQSLGKMAESIGISKATISRRITRMEENEIISGYTVMTNVSKMGVMRALLFLNVTGASLTRIIDDMRKFKEVEFIHKLFGDHSLLCEVYVATVDDLYQLIQDHILKIPGIQNVEVDILIDRIDMNPDAEFSTITTSSSIY from the coding sequence TTGGATGAAACAGATATTCAAATACTGAAGTTATTGAGACGTGATTCAAGGCAGAGCCTTGGTAAAATGGCCGAATCCATTGGCATTTCCAAGGCGACCATTAGCCGAAGAATTACTAGGATGGAAGAGAACGAGATAATCTCCGGCTATACGGTCATGACCAATGTCTCAAAAATGGGGGTCATGAGAGCTCTGTTATTCTTGAACGTTACTGGAGCATCATTGACCAGGATAATCGATGATATGCGGAAGTTCAAGGAGGTGGAGTTCATCCACAAGCTCTTTGGGGACCACAGCCTGCTTTGCGAGGTCTATGTTGCGACGGTCGATGATCTCTATCAGCTCATCCAGGATCATATCCTGAAGATACCTGGAATCCAGAACGTCGAGGTGGACATACTCATCGATCGCATCGATATGAACCCTGATGCGGAGTTCTCTACGATCACCACCTCTAGTTCCATCTATTGA
- a CDS encoding DUF2098 domain-containing protein, giving the protein MEVGDYARYVNTGTVGIIQDIKDDRDVTWALLDVTDLYYDVEKLEKASPDEYKRVTDKEKTLDERLQELRDMRESMVEFLTDYGDISPDGT; this is encoded by the coding sequence TTGGAAGTTGGTGACTACGCTAGGTACGTGAACACCGGGACCGTCGGTATCATCCAGGACATCAAGGATGATAGAGACGTGACTTGGGCATTGCTCGATGTCACCGATCTATACTATGATGTCGAAAAGCTGGAGAAGGCGTCCCCGGATGAGTACAAGCGTGTCACCGATAAGGAGAAGACTCTGGATGAGAGACTGCAGGAGCTCCGCGACATGCGAGAAAGCATGGTGGAATTCCTGACGGACTACGGCGATATCTCACCCGACGGAACTTAA
- a CDS encoding carboxymuconolactone decarboxylase family protein has translation MSLALLAKQRPPVARALYKLKNEVFKSGALTVKEKELIAVALSCFIRCETCLQFHADRAKEAGATKDDLREAMDVALYLGGPSVLIWSPIIDEIVSDDESEE, from the coding sequence ATGAGCCTGGCACTACTGGCAAAGCAGAGACCACCCGTCGCTAGGGCCCTGTACAAGTTAAAGAACGAGGTTTTTAAATCCGGAGCACTCACTGTGAAGGAGAAAGAACTGATTGCGGTAGCTCTTTCATGCTTCATCAGATGCGAAACCTGCCTTCAGTTCCATGCCGACCGTGCAAAGGAAGCCGGTGCCACCAAGGATGATCTCAGGGAGGCGATGGACGTCGCGTTGTATCTCGGCGGTCCCAGTGTTCTAATCTGGTCACCGATCATAGACGAGATCGTATCCGATGATGAATCAGAGGAATAG
- the mcrG gene encoding coenzyme-B sulfoethylthiotransferase subunit gamma gives MAYKRQFYPGASLPAKNRRRFMDPTQEMKKLREVAMEDVVKILGHRVPGSEYKSIHPPLEEGTEPDCPIRQMVKPLEGAKAGDRVRYVQFTDSVYFAPIAPYVRAWMYLSRWRGIDTGTLSGRQIIEMRERDLEKLAKDLIENETFDPAKTGIRGATVHGHACRLDENGLMFDAWQRYEWNADKGEVEYTKDQVGIPLDVRVSVGKPATDADLRSRTTIFRADGVDMNDDEEVTNVNLRIHKLRTLSGFQPWKVKE, from the coding sequence ATGGCGTATAAGAGACAATTCTACCCGGGTGCTTCCCTGCCTGCCAAGAACAGGCGACGCTTCATGGACCCCACTCAGGAGATGAAGAAGCTCCGAGAGGTCGCAATGGAGGATGTCGTAAAGATTCTCGGCCACAGGGTCCCAGGTTCAGAGTATAAGAGCATTCACCCGCCCCTTGAGGAGGGAACCGAGCCAGACTGCCCCATCAGGCAGATGGTCAAGCCCCTTGAGGGAGCCAAGGCTGGCGACAGGGTCAGGTATGTTCAGTTCACCGATTCTGTCTACTTCGCCCCCATCGCCCCATATGTGAGGGCATGGATGTACCTGTCCAGATGGAGGGGTATCGATACTGGTACTCTTTCCGGAAGGCAGATCATCGAGATGAGGGAGAGGGACCTTGAGAAGCTCGCTAAGGACTTGATCGAGAACGAGACCTTCGACCCTGCCAAGACTGGTATAAGGGGTGCGACCGTGCATGGTCACGCCTGCCGTCTTGACGAGAACGGTCTCATGTTCGACGCCTGGCAGAGGTACGAGTGGAATGCCGATAAGGGGGAGGTCGAGTACACCAAGGACCAGGTAGGTATTCCCCTGGACGTTCGCGTTTCCGTGGGAAAGCCCGCTACCGATGCAGACCTTAGGTCCCGGACTACGATCTTCCGTGCCGATGGCGTGGACATGAACGACGATGAAGAGGTTACCAACGTTAACCTCAGAATCCACAAGCTCAGAACCCTGAGTGGATTCCAGCCATGGAAGGTTAAGGAGTGA
- a CDS encoding DUF2111 domain-containing protein, with protein MAHLIALGCDQRDEAVRAGAAGATTLVFRDGELSFPGDSQHPPKEQLRPLVEAFEIEENDVIIVGSGLSYDVAERGAVSASLALGSDSAQCWQEGSQIISRDTGAEELKCLALAVHELVGRLPLSMRSRNQYGVRCEGGGIIDTDYTGPVMEEALRRNCIVRKTAPSGAYAGVPVVAVPIMKNREAVAVISVVDITKGPVFEILHRIKRDREE; from the coding sequence ATGGCTCACTTGATCGCCCTGGGCTGCGATCAGCGGGATGAAGCCGTGAGAGCAGGGGCGGCAGGAGCTACCACATTGGTGTTTAGAGACGGCGAGCTCTCCTTTCCGGGAGATTCTCAACATCCCCCTAAAGAGCAATTGAGACCTCTTGTTGAAGCATTCGAAATTGAGGAGAACGATGTGATCATTGTAGGTTCTGGCCTCTCCTACGACGTCGCTGAAAGAGGAGCTGTTTCGGCCTCTCTCGCATTAGGATCAGATTCTGCTCAATGCTGGCAAGAAGGATCCCAGATCATCTCCCGTGACACTGGTGCAGAGGAGTTGAAATGTCTGGCACTTGCAGTTCACGAGCTTGTAGGAAGACTCCCCCTATCCATGAGAAGCAGAAATCAGTATGGCGTAAGGTGCGAGGGAGGCGGTATAATCGATACGGATTACACCGGCCCAGTAATGGAAGAAGCTCTAAGAAGGAACTGTATAGTCAGGAAGACTGCTCCAAGCGGAGCATATGCCGGCGTCCCTGTGGTCGCGGTTCCCATAATGAAGAACAGGGAAGCCGTTGCTGTCATTAGCGTGGTGGATATAACAAAAGGACCTGTTTTCGAGATACTGCACCGAATAAAGAGAGATCGGGAAGAGTGA
- a CDS encoding ATP-binding cassette domain-containing protein has product MPDNSDPFIIIEDVTKRFDGTPVLRNISAEIRPGEVLGLIGRSGSGKSVLIHMLRGSPDYRPDSGRVLYRISHCDSCGWIDIPNGKNCTMCGSSTSKMDIDFWELDDRNPLKLAMKQRIAIMLQRTFALYGEMTVIENIFEAMGEGVEEKNKVNRAIQLLKLVDLTHRTMHIARDLSGGEKQRCVLARQLARDPILFLADEPTGTLDPQTAEIVHKTLIDAVKDTGMTMVVTSHWPEAIKLLSDKAIWLEEGEIKDQGDPIKVTNKFMEGYELTTDHEVEMGNPIIRVEHAKKYFYSIQRGVIKAVDDVTFNVAEKEIFGLVGLSGAGKTTLSKMIAGILDQKLVAGRIEKDLSITVGATETSSDTYIQPGAHVRIGDIWVNMSEYGPTGRGRATPYIGHLHQEYSLYPFDTILQNLTVCIGMKMPAELAKIKAIQVLKGVGFTDREVERILYAYPDTLSVGEKQRVALAQVLIREPRITILDEPTGTMDPITKMAVVDSILSARKELGETFLIVSHDMDFVLNVCDRAALMKDGKIVALGDPEEIIPHLTEKETKIMFGGGVEA; this is encoded by the coding sequence ATGCCAGACAACTCCGATCCCTTCATAATAATCGAGGATGTGACTAAGAGGTTCGATGGCACTCCAGTTCTCAGGAACATTAGTGCTGAGATACGCCCAGGAGAGGTACTTGGGCTTATCGGACGCAGCGGTTCTGGAAAATCAGTTCTCATTCACATGCTCCGGGGAAGTCCGGATTACAGGCCTGATTCTGGCAGAGTGCTATATAGAATAAGTCATTGCGATTCATGCGGCTGGATAGACATCCCCAATGGTAAGAATTGCACCATGTGCGGTTCTTCCACAAGTAAAATGGATATCGATTTTTGGGAACTCGATGATCGTAATCCTCTGAAACTTGCCATGAAACAGAGGATAGCTATCATGCTGCAGAGGACATTTGCACTCTACGGCGAGATGACCGTTATCGAGAACATCTTCGAGGCCATGGGAGAAGGGGTTGAAGAGAAGAATAAAGTGAACAGGGCAATTCAACTACTGAAACTTGTGGACCTGACTCACCGTACCATGCACATCGCCAGAGACCTCTCAGGGGGGGAGAAGCAGAGATGTGTTCTCGCAAGACAATTGGCCAGAGACCCAATACTCTTCCTGGCAGATGAGCCAACGGGCACGCTAGATCCCCAAACCGCCGAAATCGTGCACAAGACACTCATCGATGCGGTGAAGGATACTGGTATGACCATGGTTGTTACATCTCACTGGCCAGAAGCGATCAAGCTCCTTTCCGATAAGGCAATTTGGCTCGAGGAGGGCGAGATAAAGGACCAGGGTGATCCGATCAAGGTCACCAATAAGTTCATGGAAGGGTATGAACTCACAACCGATCATGAGGTCGAGATGGGTAACCCCATCATCCGGGTGGAACATGCCAAGAAGTACTTCTACTCCATCCAGAGGGGAGTAATAAAAGCCGTTGATGACGTCACTTTTAATGTCGCCGAGAAAGAAATTTTCGGTCTTGTGGGTCTTAGCGGTGCTGGAAAGACTACTCTCTCGAAGATGATTGCTGGCATTCTCGATCAAAAGTTGGTAGCAGGAAGGATCGAGAAGGACCTCAGTATCACTGTTGGTGCCACGGAGACCAGTTCTGACACATACATCCAACCCGGGGCGCATGTAAGAATCGGAGATATTTGGGTCAACATGTCCGAGTACGGACCAACTGGAAGAGGAAGGGCGACGCCTTACATCGGGCACCTCCACCAGGAATATTCCCTATATCCATTTGACACGATACTGCAGAATCTAACGGTATGTATAGGAATGAAGATGCCCGCAGAGCTGGCAAAGATTAAGGCCATCCAGGTTCTGAAGGGTGTGGGCTTCACAGATAGAGAGGTAGAGCGCATACTATATGCATACCCAGATACGCTGTCGGTAGGCGAGAAGCAGAGGGTGGCACTAGCCCAAGTGTTGATCAGGGAACCCCGGATCACCATCCTTGATGAGCCGACAGGAACAATGGACCCCATAACCAAGATGGCGGTCGTTGACTCGATTCTTTCCGCCAGGAAGGAGCTCGGTGAGACCTTCTTGATTGTGAGCCATGACATGGACTTCGTTCTCAATGTATGCGACAGGGCAGCTCTCATGAAGGACGGAAAGATCGTCGCATTGGGTGACCCTGAGGAGATCATCCCCCACCTCACCGAGAAAGAAACCAAGATCATGTTCGGTGGCGGTGTTGAGGCTTGA
- the mcrD gene encoding methyl-coenzyme M reductase operon protein D codes for MSDISTEAVPLPEIMIFPKRLLNADTTEKLLNRIHGLKHVRQINLHGESLPVVVNYGPGKGHKVDHPQRRVIEVKGEKMELRVQVGRIFVEVDDIDNVQEVSDEIERICDEILPFDFYLEVGRYSKFKPTLTDYLRGLR; via the coding sequence ATGTCGGATATCTCTACAGAAGCTGTACCACTTCCTGAAATCATGATCTTCCCCAAGCGTCTGCTCAATGCTGACACTACGGAGAAGTTGCTGAACAGGATACACGGATTGAAACATGTACGACAGATCAACCTACACGGAGAGAGCCTTCCCGTTGTCGTCAATTATGGTCCCGGAAAGGGACACAAGGTGGACCATCCCCAGAGGAGGGTCATTGAGGTCAAAGGGGAGAAGATGGAACTCCGGGTTCAGGTTGGAAGGATATTTGTCGAGGTCGACGATATTGACAACGTACAGGAAGTGAGTGATGAAATCGAGCGGATATGTGATGAAATCCTGCCGTTTGATTTCTATCTTGAAGTTGGAAGATATTCGAAATTTAAGCCGACTCTTACCGACTATTTGAGAGGATTGAGGTGA
- a CDS encoding YcaO-related McrA-glycine thioamidation protein produces MKLGPAPKTYTIDGHRTVAPKVTLERVEPLCDEMGVTQILDITDLDRIGIPVFAVSRPSAGLGAVTVYKGKGASRDQAKVSALMETLERYSAEMNNHPMEIDYLERFLASGDAVDPRDLVLPQMTAFHIMHQPIAWTKGYDLMSEEEVWVPASAVFHPYFPTRDMPIFRSHTNGLASGNVMEEAILHALCEVIERDSWSICDFHRRVGGDVDIPDGTGIVSKLLEMCEKNGVHIHLKDLTSEVGVPTIGAACDDLETKDPNLLTVGVGTHLNPEVAAIRAVTEVAQSRATFLHIQLDRPEVGNANRQMGYDKIKALNRMWFLDSEEKRDIADFPYLDTDDIYEDLQVVLDELERRGFQRVVVVDLTRPNLEVPVVRVIVPGMEVYTMDEDRVGPRLIGRRT; encoded by the coding sequence ATGAAGCTCGGTCCGGCTCCAAAGACATACACCATAGATGGACACAGGACAGTTGCTCCCAAGGTCACCTTGGAAAGAGTGGAGCCTCTATGCGATGAGATGGGCGTGACTCAGATACTTGACATAACGGATCTGGATAGGATCGGAATACCGGTATTTGCCGTCTCTAGACCATCAGCCGGATTGGGTGCAGTGACGGTATACAAGGGGAAGGGGGCTTCTAGAGATCAGGCTAAGGTATCTGCCCTGATGGAGACGCTTGAGAGGTACAGCGCCGAGATGAATAACCATCCGATGGAGATAGATTATCTGGAGAGATTCCTTGCCTCAGGCGATGCTGTCGATCCGAGGGATTTGGTGCTCCCTCAAATGACGGCATTCCATATCATGCACCAGCCTATCGCCTGGACCAAAGGTTACGATCTGATGAGCGAGGAGGAGGTATGGGTACCAGCGAGTGCTGTGTTCCATCCCTATTTTCCGACGCGAGACATGCCTATATTCCGGTCTCATACAAACGGACTCGCATCTGGGAATGTGATGGAGGAAGCCATACTCCATGCCCTCTGTGAGGTCATTGAAAGAGATTCCTGGTCGATCTGTGATTTCCACAGGAGAGTAGGCGGGGATGTCGATATCCCTGATGGAACTGGTATTGTGAGTAAGCTCTTGGAAATGTGCGAGAAGAACGGTGTCCATATTCACCTCAAAGATCTGACAAGCGAAGTTGGGGTTCCCACCATCGGAGCAGCCTGCGATGACCTCGAGACCAAGGATCCCAATTTGCTTACTGTGGGTGTTGGAACACATCTGAATCCTGAGGTGGCCGCAATCAGGGCGGTCACCGAGGTAGCCCAGAGCAGGGCTACTTTCCTTCACATACAGCTTGATAGACCAGAAGTAGGGAATGCCAATCGTCAGATGGGTTACGACAAGATCAAGGCCCTTAACCGGATGTGGTTCCTCGATTCCGAAGAGAAGAGGGACATTGCGGACTTCCCCTACCTTGACACCGATGATATATACGAGGATTTACAGGTTGTGCTAGATGAATTGGAGCGAAGGGGGTTCCAAAGAGTGGTTGTAGTGGACCTCACTCGCCCGAATCTTGAAGTTCCCGTGGTTAGGGTAATTGTACCCGGGATGGAGGTTTACACCATGGACGAGGATCGGGTGGGACCCAGGCTCATAGGTAGAAGAACATGA